One part of the Solanum dulcamara chromosome 8, daSolDulc1.2, whole genome shotgun sequence genome encodes these proteins:
- the LOC129901211 gene encoding WEB family protein At2g38370-like yields MAGNGESAATETKKIINPRVEIDTSPPFESVKEAVDHFGGSGPWIPHHLLRLPPPDDGSEIIDVGKMEEQAVKFEKDLIVKEQEALNVLREVEEAKRFVEGLKVNLMQEVSQFVPSPGLNPESQIPNLNELSAENLSLCPLQSPGHVLMELNRAKLDLNKMSVDLTVIRSSVETLNKKMKKEKVILDRSSQMKSLNSAAGFSIEENNTMNKELQQLSFEAEQFKKMAEASRYEVMKAMSEIERTKASIRMAEMRLHAAKKMEEAAKAVEAIAFAERKALLNGKNSSAVVQHTTEGITIPYEEYYALARKAQQAEEICKTKFVDTNTTRRTNEANQSEVAITKKMEETTKEIRHNRSTLEEALDNEDGTQRSRLIEQDGFYRERSEHTQLHYSGHNSAKSKFRNPQSSLTSHGNPRLVDHNEADDVNDKSVPVFRSSISIGDILSRKLILRDDHIVVGKHMESHTERKHVSFSQMLREQSGIILNPTKAMKEGDVHKQFITHKKKFGFIQVPLPKQNKKKTQPLNMR; encoded by the exons ATGGCTGGAAATGGAGAATCGGCGGCGACTGAAACCAAGAAAATTATCAACCCAAGAGTGGAAATTGATACATCTCCGCCTTTTGAGTCGGTGAAGGAGGCTGTCGACCATTTTGGGGGCAGTGGCCCTTGGATTCCCCATCACTTGCTCCGTTTACCACCTCCGGAC GATGGTTCTGAAATTATAGACGTGGGCAAAATGGAGGAGCAAGCAGTAAAATTTGAGAAAGACTTGATTGTGAAGGAACAGGAGGCCCTCAATGTGTTGAGAGAAGTGGAAGAAGCTAAAAGATTTGTAGAAGGATTGAAAGTAAATTTGATGCAAGAAGTGTCTCAGTTTGTGCCCAGTCCAGGTTTAAATCCGGAGAGCCAAATTCCAAATCTTAATGAGCTTTCAGCAGAAAACTTAAGTCTATGTCCTCTTCAGTCCCCAGGACATGTACTAATGGAATTAAACCGAGCAAAATTAGACCTTAACAAGATGTCGGTAGACCTTACGGTGATTAGATCTTCTGTTGAGACTCTGaataagaaaatgaagaaagaaaaggTAATTCTTGACCGAAGCAGTCAGATGAAATCCCTTAATTCAGCAGCAGGATTCTCCATTGAGGAAAACAACACTATGAACAAAGAGCTCCAGCAGTTGAGCTTTGAAGCAGAGCAATTCAAGAAAATGGCAGAAGCTTCAAGGTACGAGGTGATGAAGGCGATGTCAGAGATTGAACGAACAAAGGCAAGTATCAGAATGGCTGAAATGAGATTACATGCAGCCAAAAAGATGGAAGAAGCAGCTAAAGCTGTGGAAGCAATTGCTTTTGCAGAAAGAAAGGCTTTACTGAATGGAAAGAATTCTTCAGCTGTTGTTCAGCACACAACTGAGGGGATCACAATTCCATATGAAGAATATTATGCTCTTGCTCGGAAAGCGCAGCAGGCTGAAGAGATATGCAAAACAAAATTTGTAGACACAAACACAACACGCAGAACCAATGAAGCAAACCAATCTGAGGTGGCTATTACAAAGAAGATGGAGGAAACTACGAAAGAAATTAGACACAACAGGAGTACTCTAGAAGAGGCTTTGGACAATGAAGATGGTACTCAAAGAAGTCGTCTTATTGAACAAGATGGTTTCTACAGGGAGAGATCAGAACACACTCAATTGCATTACTCGGGGCATAACTCGGCTAAATCTAAGTTCAGAAATCCTCAGTCATCTCTCACTAGTCATGGAAACCCTCGGCTGGTTGACCACAATGAAGCAGATGATGTCAATGACAAGTCAGTCCCAGTCTTTCGATCATCAATATCGATTGGAGACATACTGAGCAGGAAGCTGATTTTGCGAGATGATCATATTGTAGTGGGTAAGCATATGGAAAGCCACACTGAAAGAAAACATGTTTCGTTTAGCCAAATGCTGAGGGAACAGAGTGGGATCATATTGAATCCTACAAAAGCTATGAAAGAAGGGGATGTACACAAGCAATTCATTACTCATAAGAAGAAGTTTGGTTTCATCCAAGTACCACTTCCTAAACAGAATAAGAAAAAGACACAGCCTTTGAACATGAGATGA